The Gemmatimonadota bacterium genome includes a window with the following:
- the folK gene encoding 2-amino-4-hydroxy-6-hydroxymethyldihydropteridine diphosphokinase — protein MIEAGVALGANLGDPASAFLRALNALAAEDSAASVTLSGLFDTAPVGGPEQPPFVNAVAVIRTDLSPECLLDRLHELEHEAGRVRGEHWGPRVLDLDLLWHGDSIANDSTLNLPHPGIRDRSFVLEPLAEIHPNWRHPVEGKTAREMRDELAASGRWTPCRRIGPLPGWTGGEAV, from the coding sequence GTGATCGAGGCAGGCGTGGCACTGGGAGCCAACCTTGGAGATCCCGCCTCCGCGTTTCTCCGGGCCTTGAATGCGTTGGCCGCCGAAGACAGCGCCGCTTCCGTCACGCTGTCGGGCCTGTTCGATACGGCACCTGTGGGCGGTCCGGAGCAACCGCCTTTCGTCAATGCCGTGGCGGTCATCCGGACCGACCTCTCTCCCGAATGCCTGCTGGACCGCCTGCACGAACTGGAGCATGAGGCCGGGCGCGTGCGGGGGGAGCACTGGGGGCCGCGCGTGCTGGATCTGGACCTGTTGTGGCATGGCGACTCCATCGCGAATGACTCCACGCTGAACCTGCCTCATCCGGGCATCCGCGACCGGAGCTTTGTGCTGGAGCCGCTTGCAGAGATTCACCCGAACTGGCGACACCCGGTCGAGGGGAAGACCGCCAGAGAAATGCGTGATGAGCTGGCAGCCTCGGGTCGCTGGACTCCATGCCGCAGAATCGGTCCGCTTCCCGGATGGACGGGAGGGGAAGCGGTATGA
- the folB gene encoding dihydroneopterin aldolase, translated as MSDLSRITLSGIGLVGHHGYHPAEKEMGQRFEVDVDLFADIEAAAHSDDLADAVNYEEVYAFVEEVVRGDRFSLVEALAVDLAETILDRFPVDGVRIRLRKPSIPFCPNLGCVEIEVERGSIKP; from the coding sequence ATGAGCGATCTGAGCCGCATCACGCTGTCCGGAATCGGGCTTGTGGGCCACCACGGCTACCACCCGGCTGAGAAGGAAATGGGCCAGCGATTCGAGGTGGATGTAGACCTCTTCGCGGACATCGAGGCGGCGGCCCACAGTGACGACCTTGCCGATGCCGTCAACTACGAGGAGGTTTACGCCTTCGTGGAAGAAGTTGTCCGGGGAGATCGCTTTTCGCTGGTGGAGGCGCTCGCGGTCGATCTGGCCGAGACCATCCTCGACCGCTTTCCGGTGGACGGCGTGCGCATTCGTCTGCGGAAGCCGAGCATTCCCTTCTGCCCCAACCTGGGGTGCGTGGAAATCGAAGTGGAGCGGGGGAGCATCAAGCCGTGA
- a CDS encoding deoxynucleoside kinase: protein MTERENRYIAVEGVIGVGKTTLTHRLAKSLSAVEVLEVVEENPFLARFYDDPDSYSFQTQIFFLLSRYRQQRELSQRDLFRERVVADYLFAKDRIFATINLGEDELSLYRTIVPLLEARLTRPDLVVYLQATTDTLLNRIKHRGRPFERNISSEYLETLSEAYNHFFFHYEETPLLIVNTNELDLVGSDSDYEGLLSMIRRHASGTHYVGAV from the coding sequence ATGACGGAGCGCGAGAATCGCTACATTGCGGTGGAAGGTGTGATCGGAGTGGGCAAGACGACACTGACGCACCGTCTCGCCAAGTCGCTCAGTGCCGTCGAAGTGCTGGAAGTTGTGGAGGAGAACCCTTTCCTCGCGCGGTTCTATGACGACCCGGACTCTTATTCTTTCCAGACGCAGATCTTCTTCCTGCTGTCCCGTTACCGGCAGCAACGGGAACTTTCGCAGCGGGATCTCTTCCGCGAACGCGTCGTGGCCGACTATCTCTTCGCCAAGGACCGCATCTTCGCCACGATCAATCTGGGCGAGGACGAACTGAGCCTCTACCGGACCATTGTTCCGCTCCTGGAGGCCCGATTGACGCGGCCGGATCTTGTCGTCTACCTGCAAGCCACGACGGACACGCTTCTGAATCGGATCAAGCATCGCGGACGACCGTTTGAACGGAACATCTCCAGCGAGTACCTGGAAACGCTCTCCGAAGCCTACAACCACTTCTTCTTCCATTACGAGGAGACCCCGCTTCTGATCGTCAACACGAATGAACTGGATCTCGTTGGAAGCGACAGCGACTACGAAGGACTTCTTTCGATGATTCGTCGCCACGCTTCCGGCACCCACTATGTAGGCGCAGTCTAA
- the panC gene encoding pantoate--beta-alanine ligase, whose amino-acid sequence MEIAKTVEEVRRAVSAIREGGHPVGFVPTMGALHEGHLSLVRFARRRGASVVVSVFVNPRQFGQGEDFGTYPRDRPRDLQLAEEAGASVFFAPSVPEIYPDGFATTVRVKPLEAGLCGRVRSGHFEGVATVVATLLNIVRPDFSVFGEKDAQQALIVKRLAADLRLPGRILTAPTVRESDGLAMSSRNAYLSPEERHAAAAIPRGIRAAEELYASGERSAAQLVSAVRSELAGEPLLSEEYVEIVDNETIGPWPGGDAPALLAVAVGVGAGRLIDNVSLGSAVADGDGTGEGS is encoded by the coding sequence GTGGAGATCGCGAAGACGGTTGAGGAAGTCCGCCGGGCGGTTTCCGCAATCCGCGAGGGCGGCCACCCGGTGGGGTTCGTCCCGACCATGGGTGCGCTCCATGAAGGCCACCTCTCGCTGGTGAGATTTGCACGGCGCCGCGGGGCGTCGGTGGTGGTCTCGGTCTTCGTGAATCCACGGCAGTTTGGCCAGGGAGAGGACTTCGGAACCTATCCGCGGGATCGGCCCCGGGATCTTCAGCTTGCAGAGGAGGCGGGGGCGTCGGTGTTCTTCGCTCCGTCGGTTCCAGAGATCTACCCGGACGGATTTGCGACCACGGTTCGTGTGAAACCACTGGAAGCGGGGCTTTGCGGTCGCGTTCGCTCCGGCCACTTCGAAGGCGTGGCGACGGTGGTGGCGACGCTGCTGAACATCGTCCGGCCGGACTTCTCAGTGTTCGGAGAGAAGGACGCCCAGCAGGCGCTGATCGTCAAGCGGCTGGCTGCGGATCTTCGCCTGCCGGGGCGCATCCTGACGGCGCCCACCGTGCGGGAGAGTGACGGTCTGGCCATGAGTTCGCGGAACGCCTACCTCTCGCCGGAGGAGAGGCACGCGGCGGCGGCCATTCCCCGGGGGATTCGCGCGGCGGAAGAACTCTATGCGTCCGGCGAACGCTCCGCGGCGCAGCTCGTTTCGGCAGTGCGGAGCGAACTGGCGGGAGAGCCTCTTCTGTCGGAGGAGTATGTGGAGATTGTGGACAATGAGACGATCGGGCCCTGGCCTGGCGGGGACGCTCCCGCGCTCCTGGCCGTGGCCGTTGGCGTGGGCGCGGGGCGACTGATCGACAATGTGTCTCTGGGGTCGGCGGTCGCCGACGGAGACGGAACGGGAGAAGGGTCGTGA
- the groL gene encoding chaperonin GroEL (60 kDa chaperone family; promotes refolding of misfolded polypeptides especially under stressful conditions; forms two stacked rings of heptamers to form a barrel-shaped 14mer; ends can be capped by GroES; misfolded proteins enter the barrel where they are refolded when GroES binds) has protein sequence MAKMMEFDTKAREALRRGVDKLADAVKVTLGPKGRNVVIDRKYGSPTITNDGVTIAKEIELEDAYENMGAQMVKEVATKTNDVAGDGTTTATVLAQAMLHQGLRNVTAGASPISIKRGMDKTVTAVVEAIHAQSNEIKGKEMVSQVATISANNDPSIGDIIAEAMDRVGEDGVITVEEAKSIETSLETVEGLQFDRGYLSPYFVTNAERMEVALEDAYILIHDKKISNMKDLLPILEKVVQVGAPLVVIAEDIEGEALATLVVNKLRGSLNIAAVKAPGFGDRRKQMLEDIAVLTGGRVISEDVGYKLENVTTTDLGRAKRITIDKDNTTIVEGAGEKDQIKARISQIRTQIEDSSSDYDREKLQERLAKLAGGVAVINVGAPTETEMKEKKARVEDALAATRAAVEEGIVPGGGVALIRCLDTLSTFASGLEGDEKIGAEIVIRAMEEPVRQIAYNAGQEGSLIAQHLKAETSSTTGYDAAAGEYKDMLEAGILDPAKVTRSAIQNAVSVAGLILTTEAIVTDQPEDEKAAGGGAPGGMGGMGGMGGMGGMM, from the coding sequence ATGGCCAAGATGATGGAGTTTGACACCAAGGCGCGCGAGGCGCTCCGACGCGGTGTCGACAAGCTGGCAGACGCAGTGAAGGTCACGCTCGGTCCGAAGGGCCGGAATGTCGTGATCGACCGGAAGTACGGATCCCCGACGATCACCAACGACGGCGTGACGATCGCCAAGGAGATCGAACTCGAGGACGCGTACGAGAACATGGGCGCCCAGATGGTCAAGGAAGTCGCCACGAAGACGAACGATGTCGCCGGTGACGGCACAACGACAGCCACGGTTCTCGCGCAGGCAATGCTCCATCAGGGGCTGCGCAATGTGACGGCCGGTGCCAGCCCGATTTCGATCAAGCGCGGCATGGACAAGACGGTGACGGCGGTTGTGGAAGCCATCCACGCGCAGTCCAATGAGATCAAGGGCAAGGAGATGGTCTCGCAGGTCGCGACCATTTCCGCGAACAACGATCCCTCCATCGGGGACATCATCGCCGAGGCGATGGACCGCGTCGGTGAGGATGGCGTGATCACGGTCGAGGAAGCCAAGTCGATCGAGACCTCGCTGGAGACGGTCGAGGGACTGCAGTTCGATCGCGGTTACCTCTCGCCGTACTTCGTGACCAACGCGGAGCGGATGGAAGTGGCCCTTGAGGACGCGTACATCCTGATCCACGACAAGAAGATCTCCAACATGAAGGACCTCCTCCCGATCCTCGAGAAGGTCGTCCAGGTGGGTGCCCCCCTTGTGGTCATCGCTGAGGACATCGAGGGCGAGGCGCTGGCCACGCTCGTCGTGAACAAGCTCCGTGGTTCTCTCAACATCGCCGCCGTCAAGGCCCCCGGGTTCGGGGACCGGCGGAAGCAGATGCTCGAAGACATCGCTGTGCTGACCGGCGGTCGCGTCATCAGCGAAGATGTCGGTTACAAGCTGGAGAATGTGACCACGACGGATCTCGGTCGCGCCAAGCGCATCACGATCGACAAGGACAACACCACGATCGTCGAGGGCGCAGGAGAGAAGGACCAGATCAAGGCCCGGATCTCCCAGATTCGGACGCAGATCGAGGACAGCAGCTCGGACTACGACCGCGAGAAGCTCCAGGAGCGCCTCGCCAAGCTGGCCGGCGGCGTCGCTGTCATCAATGTGGGCGCCCCGACCGAGACCGAGATGAAGGAGAAGAAGGCCCGCGTGGAGGACGCTCTGGCGGCCACCCGCGCCGCGGTCGAGGAAGGGATCGTCCCGGGCGGCGGTGTGGCCCTGATTCGTTGCCTCGATACGCTCTCCACCTTCGCCTCCGGACTGGAAGGCGACGAGAAGATCGGTGCGGAGATCGTGATCCGTGCGATGGAAGAGCCGGTCCGCCAGATCGCCTACAATGCCGGGCAGGAAGGGTCGCTGATCGCCCAGCATCTGAAGGCCGAGACTTCCTCGACCACCGGGTACGACGCCGCGGCAGGCGAGTACAAGGACATGCTGGAGGCGGGGATTCTGGATCCGGCCAAGGTGACGCGCAGCGCCATCCAGAACGCCGTGTCCGTTGCCGGACTCATCCTGACGACGGAAGCCATCGTCACGGATCAGCCGGAAGACGAGAAGGCCGCCGGTGGTGGCGCCCCGGGCGGCATGGGCGGCATGGGCGGCATGGGTGGCATGGGCGGCATGATGTAA
- a CDS encoding NTP transferase domain-containing protein — MTETDGVAVILAAGEGKRMKSDLPKVLHEAAGEPLLAHVGRAARESGAARIIVVIGNGADLVRDAFREEGWEFVVQTERLGTADAVRRAAPLLGEADGDVLVLAGDTPLLRGSTLATLLARHQESGAAVTVLTARFADPFGYGRIVRNDDGDFIGIVEEKDATVDQRAIDEVNSGVYCFCREDLLSALARIGANNAQGEYYLTDAVGILRRAGKKAVAVAAAQPEEILGVNNPDQLREACEILEREGS, encoded by the coding sequence GTGACGGAAACAGACGGAGTGGCGGTGATTCTCGCGGCGGGGGAGGGCAAGCGGATGAAGTCCGACCTGCCCAAGGTGCTGCACGAAGCGGCGGGAGAACCTCTGCTGGCGCATGTCGGTCGTGCGGCACGCGAGTCGGGTGCGGCGCGGATCATCGTCGTGATCGGGAACGGCGCGGATCTCGTGCGGGACGCCTTCCGCGAAGAAGGCTGGGAGTTTGTCGTCCAGACGGAGCGTCTGGGCACTGCCGATGCCGTACGCCGTGCCGCGCCTCTTCTCGGCGAGGCGGATGGGGATGTGCTGGTGCTGGCCGGAGACACGCCGCTTCTTCGAGGAAGCACGCTGGCCACGCTCCTTGCCCGGCATCAGGAGAGTGGTGCCGCCGTGACCGTGCTCACCGCCCGGTTTGCCGATCCCTTCGGGTACGGTCGGATCGTGCGCAATGACGACGGTGACTTCATCGGCATCGTGGAGGAAAAAGACGCCACCGTAGATCAGCGCGCGATCGATGAAGTCAACTCCGGCGTCTACTGCTTCTGTCGGGAGGACCTTCTCTCCGCTCTTGCACGCATCGGGGCGAACAACGCACAGGGCGAATACTACCTGACCGATGCCGTCGGCATTCTCCGGCGCGCCGGGAAGAAAGCGGTGGCCGTCGCGGCAGCGCAGCCGGAAGAGATCCTCGGCGTGAACAATCCGGATCAACTCCGGGAAGCGTGCGAGATTCTGGAGCGGGAGGGATCATGA
- the panB gene encoding 3-methyl-2-oxobutanoate hydroxymethyltransferase yields MAREKSPVSVRTLHAMKRRGERITVVTAYDYPSARICDEAGVDALLVGDSLGMVVQGHENTLPVTLDDMVYHARMVTRARPRAFVIADMPFLSFQSGRHDAVRNAGRLIKEGRAQAVKLEGGREFLDVIGGLTDASIPVMGHLGLTPQSIHRFGGYRVQGKDRTSRKRLIEDATLLEGAGCFSMVLEGIPYELAAEITAAVDIPTIGIGAGPHCDGQVLVFHDILGLENGIQPRFVKRYAEVGRVMVEALRRFRVEVRDGAFPDLEHSYSAGERRPDRGDREDG; encoded by the coding sequence ATCGCACGAGAGAAGTCGCCGGTGTCCGTGAGAACGCTGCACGCCATGAAGCGGCGTGGAGAGCGGATCACCGTGGTCACCGCCTACGACTACCCCTCCGCGCGCATCTGCGACGAAGCGGGCGTGGATGCGCTCCTGGTGGGGGACTCGCTCGGGATGGTCGTGCAGGGGCACGAGAACACCCTCCCGGTCACGCTGGACGACATGGTCTACCACGCGCGTATGGTAACGCGCGCCCGGCCGCGCGCTTTTGTGATCGCGGACATGCCCTTTCTTTCGTTCCAGTCCGGGCGGCATGACGCCGTGCGGAACGCGGGCCGGCTCATCAAGGAAGGGCGCGCGCAGGCGGTCAAGCTGGAGGGCGGCCGGGAGTTCCTGGATGTCATCGGCGGCCTGACGGATGCTTCCATCCCGGTCATGGGACACCTGGGGCTCACGCCGCAGTCGATCCACCGTTTCGGCGGGTATCGCGTGCAGGGGAAGGACCGTACTTCCCGCAAGCGACTGATCGAAGACGCCACCCTGCTGGAGGGCGCGGGGTGTTTCTCCATGGTTCTGGAGGGGATCCCCTACGAACTGGCCGCAGAGATCACCGCTGCGGTGGACATTCCCACAATCGGGATCGGGGCGGGACCGCACTGCGACGGGCAGGTCCTGGTGTTCCACGACATTCTCGGTCTGGAGAACGGAATCCAGCCGCGGTTTGTGAAGCGGTACGCAGAGGTCGGCCGCGTGATGGTGGAGGCGCTGCGGCGTTTCCGGGTCGAAGTCCGAGACGGCGCTTTCCCTGACCTGGAGCACAGCTACAGTGCCGGAGAGCGGAGGCCCGACCGTGGAGATCGCGAAGACGGTTGA